A window of Pirellula sp. SH-Sr6A contains these coding sequences:
- a CDS encoding FdhF/YdeP family oxidoreductase: MKKLKAGGGWQAVRYTFRKGIEAGGLWKLYKALRSRNACKTCALGMGGQHGGMVNEHGSFPEVCKKSIQAMAADMQPAITADFWKKHPIHQMRQYTPRQMEMSGRLIQPILYEQGAESYRTVTWNEALDRIAAQLKKLTPDETFWYFSGRSSNEAGFLLQLLARLFGTNNVNNCSYYCHQASGVGLQSTLGTGTATLVLDDLEECDTVFIIGGNPPSNHPRLMTTLMHVRRRGGKIIVINPLRELGLIRFKVPSDPISMLFGTNIATHYLQPHIGGDLAAMAGIAKAVLELGAEDTSYMREYCDRWEEYVAGIRSTSWKEICEKSGLTEKELRQVADVYAESKGSVFSWTMGITHHTHGVENVQGIVNLALLRGMIGRKGAGMMPIRGHSNVQGIGSVGVTPKLKDEIFDNLQTHFGVRLPTQPGRDTLECMEAAARGEIKFTFCLGGNLYGSNPDSQFADKAMASLDMLVMLNTTLNTGHANGLAKTTIVLPVLARDEEPEPTTQESMFNFVRVSDGGPRRLPGPRSEVHIIAELGRRLFGDVSPIDWGEMEKTQTIRHWIAKVVPGYEQIEHVGATKQEFQVGGRTFHTPVFKTPNGRAQMVSHALPELSVLGPNQLRLMTVRSEGQFNTVVYEDYDLYRHQERRDVILMHPEDLKRMGLEHDSLVTVTSEAGQMRGILARGYDDIRAGCAMMYYPESNVLVPRSVDPKSRTPRFKNITVTIAGEGRG; this comes from the coding sequence ATGAAAAAGCTCAAGGCTGGCGGTGGCTGGCAAGCGGTTCGCTATACCTTTCGCAAAGGCATCGAAGCTGGTGGGCTGTGGAAGCTCTACAAGGCGTTGCGTTCCCGCAATGCGTGCAAGACCTGTGCGCTCGGAATGGGGGGCCAGCACGGCGGAATGGTCAATGAGCACGGTTCGTTTCCCGAAGTGTGTAAGAAGTCGATTCAGGCGATGGCAGCCGACATGCAGCCAGCCATCACCGCCGACTTCTGGAAGAAGCATCCGATCCATCAAATGCGGCAATACACACCCCGGCAGATGGAGATGAGTGGCCGATTGATCCAGCCGATTCTTTACGAGCAAGGCGCGGAGTCGTATCGCACCGTCACTTGGAACGAAGCGTTGGATCGGATTGCGGCACAGCTCAAGAAGCTGACCCCCGACGAAACCTTTTGGTACTTCAGCGGCCGCAGCAGCAATGAAGCTGGGTTTCTGCTTCAATTACTCGCCCGGCTCTTTGGGACCAATAACGTCAACAATTGCAGCTACTATTGCCATCAAGCGTCCGGGGTTGGGCTTCAATCGACGCTGGGAACCGGAACCGCGACGCTCGTTCTCGATGATTTAGAGGAGTGCGATACGGTTTTTATTATCGGTGGAAATCCACCGAGCAATCATCCTCGTCTCATGACCACACTCATGCACGTGAGAAGGAGAGGAGGGAAAATCATTGTGATCAACCCTCTGCGTGAATTGGGGTTGATCCGGTTTAAAGTGCCCAGCGATCCCATCAGCATGTTGTTTGGTACCAACATTGCGACGCACTATTTGCAGCCACATATTGGAGGCGATCTCGCCGCGATGGCGGGTATTGCGAAGGCGGTTCTTGAGCTTGGTGCAGAAGACACGTCGTACATGCGAGAGTATTGCGATCGATGGGAAGAGTATGTTGCCGGTATTCGCTCCACGAGTTGGAAAGAGATTTGTGAAAAGAGCGGTCTGACCGAGAAGGAGCTGCGGCAGGTTGCCGATGTGTATGCGGAGAGCAAAGGTTCCGTTTTCTCTTGGACAATGGGGATCACTCACCATACGCACGGTGTGGAGAATGTCCAAGGAATCGTCAATCTCGCCTTGCTGCGCGGCATGATAGGTCGCAAGGGGGCTGGCATGATGCCGATTCGCGGTCATTCCAACGTGCAGGGTATCGGTTCGGTGGGAGTTACTCCCAAGTTGAAGGATGAGATCTTCGATAATCTGCAAACACATTTCGGCGTGCGGCTACCGACTCAACCGGGGCGCGATACGCTCGAGTGCATGGAGGCGGCAGCGAGAGGAGAGATCAAGTTCACATTCTGCTTGGGAGGGAATCTTTACGGCTCGAACCCCGATTCTCAATTTGCGGATAAGGCGATGGCTTCTCTCGACATGTTGGTCATGTTGAACACGACGTTGAACACAGGCCACGCGAATGGCTTGGCGAAAACGACCATTGTCTTGCCTGTGCTCGCGCGCGACGAAGAGCCAGAGCCCACAACGCAAGAATCGATGTTCAATTTTGTACGCGTCAGCGACGGAGGACCAAGACGGCTGCCAGGTCCGCGAAGCGAGGTGCATATCATCGCCGAATTGGGGAGGCGATTGTTTGGCGATGTTTCCCCCATCGATTGGGGGGAGATGGAGAAGACCCAGACCATTCGGCATTGGATTGCCAAGGTGGTTCCGGGATATGAGCAAATCGAGCATGTCGGCGCGACCAAACAAGAGTTTCAGGTTGGAGGGCGAACGTTCCATACACCTGTATTCAAAACGCCGAATGGTAGAGCCCAAATGGTCTCCCATGCACTCCCCGAGCTTTCGGTATTAGGCCCTAACCAATTGCGATTGATGACCGTCCGATCCGAGGGGCAATTCAATACGGTGGTGTATGAAGATTACGATCTTTATCGGCATCAAGAGCGTCGCGATGTGATACTGATGCACCCCGAAGACTTGAAGAGAATGGGGCTCGAGCACGATTCGTTGGTTACCGTGACGAGCGAGGCTGGTCAGATGCGAGGTATTTTAGCTCGCGGCTATGACGACATCCGAGCCGGTTGTGCGATGATGTACTACCCGGAGTCCAATGTGTTAGTCCCTCGATCGGTGGATCCGAAGTCACGTACTCCACGATTTAAAAACATAACCGTCACAATTGCTGGCGAAGGCAGGGGTTAG
- a CDS encoding acylphosphatase has translation MARRVTCFVSGRVQGVGFRFHTKEIAKRFLVVGTVQNLEDGRVKIVAEGELPEVEQFLDAVENPMAGNVTRSERFESEASGEFNTFAPIW, from the coding sequence ATGGCCCGGCGGGTAACCTGTTTTGTATCAGGTAGAGTACAAGGAGTCGGATTTCGATTTCACACCAAGGAAATTGCTAAGAGGTTTCTGGTGGTGGGTACGGTACAAAACTTGGAGGATGGTCGAGTGAAGATTGTCGCGGAAGGAGAGCTTCCAGAAGTCGAACAGTTTCTCGACGCAGTCGAGAATCCCATGGCTGGAAATGTGACCCGATCCGAGCGGTTTGAAAGCGAAGCATCCGGTGAATTCAACACGTTTGCCCCTATCTGGTAA
- a CDS encoding recombinase RecT, which yields MSEATKEAKPETAIAKKPNGIKDWLKSDALKTQIASVAPKHMAPERVMRIALNAVSRTPKLADCTPESFMRCLLDLSSWGLVPDGRHAHLIPYGTECTLVLDYKGLVTLAYRSGWVKKIHADVVFEGDIFVYSLGTVCQHIPWEFRDDANKPEHKGHFRAAYCVVTMADGIEKHEVMTASEIDAIKAKSRSGNSGPWKDHYTEMAKKTVYRRASKWLPLSPEQADAMERDDDRIIDAVSVAVTQRLSKAAMPLIGANETGDTE from the coding sequence GTGAGTGAAGCAACGAAAGAAGCGAAGCCGGAAACGGCGATTGCAAAGAAGCCGAACGGAATTAAGGACTGGCTAAAGAGCGACGCGTTGAAGACGCAGATAGCCAGCGTTGCACCCAAGCACATGGCACCGGAGCGAGTGATGCGTATTGCACTCAACGCAGTGTCCCGAACTCCGAAGCTAGCCGATTGCACGCCAGAAAGCTTCATGCGTTGCCTTTTGGATTTGTCCTCTTGGGGACTGGTGCCAGACGGACGCCACGCGCACCTCATTCCTTACGGGACTGAGTGCACGCTGGTCTTGGATTACAAGGGTTTAGTGACTCTCGCGTATCGAAGCGGATGGGTCAAGAAGATCCATGCCGATGTTGTTTTTGAGGGTGACATCTTTGTTTATTCGCTAGGGACTGTTTGCCAGCATATTCCTTGGGAGTTCCGAGACGACGCAAATAAGCCGGAACACAAGGGACATTTTCGAGCTGCCTATTGCGTGGTAACGATGGCTGACGGAATCGAGAAGCACGAAGTCATGACGGCATCGGAAATCGACGCGATAAAGGCGAAGTCGAGGTCAGGAAATTCGGGACCGTGGAAAGACCACTATACCGAGATGGCGAAGAAGACCGTTTATCGTCGGGCTTCCAAGTGGCTGCCTTTGTCTCCAGAGCAAGCGGACGCTATGGAGCGAGACGACGACAGGATTATCGATGCGGTGAGCGTGGCGGTCACGCAGAGGCTCTCCAAGGCTGCTATGCCGCTGATTGGTGCGAACGAAACGGGAGACACAGAGTAA
- a CDS encoding metallophosphoesterase, producing the protein MRISRRTILKQTGYALAAASVPYQRVSASLVNTKESSLTIGIVADPQYADIPTLGTRHYRQSIRKLTDAVEHFNEQRVGMAVNLGDLIDRDWDSFEAMKSVLSKAAQPFYHVLGNHDFEVQEAKLREVPDRVGIPAKFYRVAAPGWRFLFLDTNDISMYASADNMDERREAEKILQEAKEQKLPQAQSWNGAIGSKQLAWIREECVQASNSDERVLLFAHHPIYPDNSHNLWNATALKELIAEQRVIAAWMNGHNHAGNYGVWEEVPMITFKGMVETESSNAYAVLTLERDGLDIAGTGREPSRRVAFRKV; encoded by the coding sequence ATGCGCATTTCTCGACGAACGATACTCAAGCAAACTGGTTACGCGCTGGCCGCCGCATCGGTACCGTACCAGCGTGTTTCTGCCTCCCTGGTAAACACCAAGGAGTCGTCGCTCACGATCGGGATCGTTGCGGATCCCCAGTATGCGGACATACCGACTTTAGGGACAAGGCATTATCGACAGTCGATCCGAAAGTTGACCGACGCGGTCGAGCACTTCAATGAGCAGCGTGTTGGGATGGCCGTCAATCTCGGGGATTTGATCGATCGCGATTGGGATAGTTTTGAAGCCATGAAGAGCGTGTTGAGCAAGGCCGCGCAGCCTTTCTATCACGTGTTAGGTAACCACGACTTTGAAGTGCAAGAAGCGAAACTACGCGAAGTTCCCGATCGAGTTGGCATTCCAGCCAAGTTTTATCGTGTCGCTGCGCCAGGTTGGCGTTTTTTGTTTTTGGATACGAATGATATCAGCATGTATGCCTCTGCCGATAACATGGACGAGCGACGCGAAGCGGAAAAGATTTTGCAGGAAGCCAAGGAGCAGAAGTTACCGCAAGCGCAGAGCTGGAATGGCGCGATTGGGAGCAAGCAGTTGGCATGGATTCGCGAGGAGTGCGTTCAGGCAAGCAATTCCGATGAGCGCGTTCTGCTTTTTGCGCACCATCCGATTTATCCCGATAACAGCCACAATCTCTGGAACGCAACGGCACTGAAGGAATTGATCGCGGAGCAGCGGGTGATCGCAGCGTGGATGAATGGTCATAACCATGCTGGGAACTATGGTGTTTGGGAGGAGGTTCCGATGATCACCTTCAAAGGGATGGTCGAAACCGAGTCGTCCAATGCATATGCGGTTCTCACACTAGAGCGGGATGGCTTGGACATCGCAGGCACAGGCCGCGAGCCATCCCGCCGAGTTGCGTTCCGAAAGGTGTAG
- a CDS encoding replicative DNA helicase, with the protein MLSIPETRDTETTRAERALVGLMIIHPSIIDRCEIELHDYRCVDSDASQIWPVLCELRRGNFPMADLTSLAVEVRKRGIAPASLARVANEAGLPSNENFYIHTLTKQRRKRRLLKLAADALEKLDREDCDVDSVADSLSSGLASIPQLSKRKSRAGDIMMDVLALSEETQQPVRKVFSGISTLDLKMGGFRDGQLIVLAARPSVGKSALAAQMAINAAKDGAKTLFISLEMSAQETVARAMAFETGINMQHILDGTLQIGDVNRLKGLATAYQNEIPLYVEDRSNLTMHRLEMLVKQYSAKQRLGFVVVDYIGLVSSDDSRKSAWEVTEKVSKGLKQLAKSEKVPILALSQLNRDSEKEKQIAIPTLAQLRNSGSVEQDADAVLLLHRESRQSKDATLILAKGRNCGTGKLSLEYNGPKYEFIPAMVDNEFSKDF; encoded by the coding sequence ATGCTTAGCATACCTGAGACTCGCGATACCGAGACCACACGCGCTGAGCGTGCACTGGTCGGGTTGATGATTATTCATCCGTCGATAATCGATCGATGCGAAATAGAACTCCACGACTACCGATGCGTCGACAGCGATGCTAGCCAGATTTGGCCGGTGTTGTGCGAGTTGCGTCGTGGTAACTTCCCGATGGCAGATTTAACTTCGCTAGCCGTAGAAGTTCGCAAGCGTGGTATTGCACCGGCGTCGCTTGCTAGGGTCGCAAATGAAGCTGGGTTGCCGTCGAATGAGAACTTTTACATTCACACGTTGACGAAGCAACGACGGAAGCGAAGGCTGTTGAAACTAGCTGCGGATGCGTTAGAAAAACTCGACCGAGAAGACTGCGATGTGGATTCCGTTGCGGATTCGCTTAGCAGCGGACTTGCATCTATCCCGCAACTATCGAAGCGGAAGAGCCGAGCCGGTGACATCATGATGGATGTCTTGGCGTTGTCAGAAGAGACGCAGCAACCGGTTCGAAAAGTGTTTAGCGGAATATCCACGCTCGATTTAAAGATGGGTGGATTTCGCGATGGTCAATTAATCGTTTTGGCTGCACGACCTAGCGTTGGCAAATCCGCATTGGCTGCACAGATGGCAATCAATGCAGCAAAGGACGGTGCGAAAACTCTGTTCATATCGCTGGAGATGTCTGCACAGGAAACCGTAGCGAGAGCGATGGCGTTCGAGACGGGAATCAACATGCAGCATATTCTCGATGGGACTTTGCAAATCGGAGACGTAAATCGCTTGAAAGGATTAGCGACTGCGTATCAAAACGAAATTCCTCTGTATGTGGAGGACCGTTCGAACCTGACAATGCACAGGCTAGAGATGCTTGTTAAGCAATACTCCGCGAAGCAGAGACTAGGTTTTGTCGTGGTTGACTATATCGGTTTGGTGTCCAGCGATGACTCTCGCAAGTCTGCGTGGGAGGTGACTGAGAAGGTCAGCAAAGGATTAAAGCAACTAGCAAAATCCGAGAAGGTTCCGATACTTGCGTTGTCTCAATTGAACCGTGACTCCGAAAAGGAAAAGCAGATTGCAATACCGACGCTTGCACAATTACGCAACAGCGGTTCAGTCGAGCAAGATGCGGACGCTGTTTTGTTGCTGCATCGAGAAAGCAGACAATCGAAGGACGCAACATTGATACTTGCGAAGGGTCGAAATTGCGGTACCGGTAAGCTGTCTCTCGAATACAACGGACCAAAGTATGAGTTTATCCCAGCGATGGTCGACAACGAGTTTTCAAAGGATTTCTAA
- a CDS encoding thermonuclease family protein, with amino-acid sequence MNTTTVVVQKVIDGDSVSVLELRKPEPVAMELQIEGIDAPELVQAHGPESKQALAKLLPVDSVVTVSWTAKDNYGRLLAQVTDKNKTHINSEMLRLGMAWHFKRYNQSKELAAIEEMAKSKKLGLWSTPTPKAPWDYRRENKTPDRPASAGGTTLKSSEPGSSK; translated from the coding sequence ATGAATACGACAACGGTCGTCGTCCAAAAAGTGATCGATGGCGATTCGGTGTCCGTCCTCGAGCTTCGCAAACCGGAACCGGTGGCTATGGAATTGCAAATCGAAGGGATCGACGCACCCGAACTGGTTCAAGCCCACGGACCGGAATCCAAGCAGGCGCTCGCCAAATTGCTCCCGGTCGATTCGGTGGTCACAGTGTCCTGGACGGCTAAGGACAATTACGGCCGATTGCTCGCGCAAGTCACCGATAAAAACAAAACTCACATCAACTCAGAAATGCTTCGATTGGGAATGGCGTGGCATTTCAAACGCTACAACCAATCCAAGGAATTGGCGGCGATCGAAGAGATGGCGAAATCGAAAAAACTGGGGCTATGGTCGACGCCAACCCCGAAGGCTCCTTGGGACTATCGTCGTGAGAACAAAACTCCCGATCGCCCTGCATCCGCCGGTGGAACGACACTGAAATCGAGCGAACCAGGCTCCTCGAAATAA
- a CDS encoding helix-turn-helix domain-containing protein, with the protein MPLQTKNDCFLTTAEAADYLGFAEDTVRRYVYRGLIEAQKLGKNLVVLRSECDRYMTEKRGPGRPKENP; encoded by the coding sequence ATGCCTTTGCAAACAAAAAATGATTGCTTTCTGACCACTGCCGAAGCAGCCGACTACCTCGGATTTGCGGAGGACACGGTACGTCGGTATGTCTACAGAGGACTGATTGAGGCACAAAAACTAGGCAAAAACCTAGTTGTTTTGCGGTCTGAGTGCGATCGATACATGACCGAAAAGCGTGGTCCTGGACGACCGAAAGAAAATCCGTAA
- a CDS encoding C1 family peptidase, which translates to MSDFSGYPIEQEDRAFLSSLPNAEGNVPLFGSYEEQRLDPRELIPVENQGSVGSCQGHALSSCMEWCYVIATNGQRQQLSRAMGYYETQRIDGINGDRGSTISGGVKLAKNVGLCEEPLWPYTGRYQPTRPGNWQAITENAAKYKIGRAVQIRTYDDFRAFSGSLQGGIHIGIAWGNSMSKAVVESFSPGMGGHAIAGLCLSDRVDSQGRPYAWIMNSWGQNVGSREHPGWHEWSPNAISQMLRHQWTEMIGISDMPAAKPRKFSIEDWKSKLRV; encoded by the coding sequence GTGAGCGACTTTAGCGGCTACCCAATTGAACAAGAGGACCGTGCGTTCCTTTCGTCGCTTCCAAATGCAGAAGGAAACGTTCCACTGTTTGGATCATACGAAGAGCAGCGTTTAGACCCTCGCGAATTGATCCCTGTTGAGAACCAAGGCTCTGTTGGGTCGTGTCAAGGACACGCATTATCGAGCTGTATGGAATGGTGTTACGTCATTGCGACCAACGGCCAACGGCAACAGCTCTCGCGTGCGATGGGTTATTACGAGACGCAACGCATTGATGGCATCAACGGAGACCGTGGAAGCACCATTAGCGGCGGCGTAAAGTTGGCGAAGAACGTCGGGCTCTGTGAAGAGCCATTGTGGCCATACACCGGACGCTACCAGCCAACTAGACCGGGCAATTGGCAAGCGATTACAGAGAACGCAGCCAAGTACAAGATCGGGCGCGCGGTGCAGATTCGGACCTACGACGACTTTCGCGCCTTCTCTGGTTCCCTGCAAGGCGGAATCCACATAGGTATTGCCTGGGGTAACTCGATGAGTAAAGCTGTTGTGGAATCCTTCTCTCCTGGAATGGGTGGGCACGCGATAGCTGGGTTGTGCTTGTCGGATCGAGTGGACTCACAAGGGAGGCCTTATGCGTGGATTATGAATTCATGGGGTCAGAACGTTGGCTCGCGTGAGCATCCAGGGTGGCATGAATGGAGTCCGAACGCTATCAGCCAAATGCTTCGTCATCAATGGACGGAAATGATTGGCATCTCCGACATGCCCGCCGCGAAACCTCGCAAGTTTTCAATTGAGGACTGGAAGTCGAAACTGAGGGTTTAA
- a CDS encoding DEAD/DEAH box helicase, translating into MIIDFKYDSTDSYRTFLKVRQCPVYRFKGTSAFVPDEYSSAFGYSSIDANIDYQPSSFLFDYQKDIARIAIQKRKFAIFADCGLGKTFMLLEFARHAAKSSDGKVLIVSPLMVCKQTMDEAAKWYPDLRVGVIPSSNLNHWMNTTVEHECQIGLTNYEAIREGLIAGQLKGLILDESSMLKSHYGAWGLRLIELGRGLQWKLCATGTPAPNDRIEFANHAVFLDRAKTVNEFLASYFINRGETQNRWELKPHALKPFYRNLADWSIFLTNPATYGWKDNVGVTPPIHVHIEHVDLTDDQRQAAQQLTGNLLTTSVGGIGERGKLSQIAKGKGGMATNKPSFIKSMVESWPDESAIIWCNYNEEQESLERVFPDAVSISGDTPEHKRQEYVDRFKSGDAKVLISKPKILGFGLNLQICTRQIFSGLKDSYEEYYQAVKRSNRIGSTRPLHVHIPVTELEMPFVENVLRKAGRVESDTREQEELFREVGHACFQR; encoded by the coding sequence ATGATTATTGATTTTAAGTACGATTCCACAGACAGCTACCGAACATTTCTGAAAGTTCGGCAATGTCCTGTTTATCGATTCAAAGGCACATCGGCATTTGTGCCCGATGAATACAGTTCCGCGTTTGGGTACTCAAGCATCGACGCGAACATAGACTATCAGCCTAGTTCGTTCCTGTTTGACTACCAAAAAGACATTGCACGGATTGCAATTCAAAAACGAAAGTTTGCAATCTTTGCAGACTGCGGACTAGGAAAGACGTTCATGCTTTTGGAGTTTGCAAGACATGCGGCAAAGTCCAGCGACGGCAAGGTTTTGATTGTCTCTCCGCTCATGGTCTGCAAACAGACGATGGATGAGGCGGCGAAGTGGTATCCAGATTTGCGAGTTGGAGTCATTCCATCCAGCAATCTTAACCACTGGATGAATACGACGGTCGAACATGAATGCCAAATCGGATTGACCAACTACGAAGCGATCCGAGAAGGGTTGATTGCAGGTCAATTAAAAGGTCTGATCCTTGATGAGTCTTCGATGCTCAAAAGTCATTACGGGGCTTGGGGATTGCGGTTGATCGAACTTGGGAGAGGGTTGCAGTGGAAGTTGTGCGCAACAGGCACTCCAGCTCCAAACGATCGAATCGAGTTCGCAAACCATGCTGTCTTTCTCGATCGAGCAAAGACCGTCAATGAGTTTCTTGCGTCCTACTTTATCAATCGCGGAGAAACGCAGAACCGATGGGAGTTAAAACCGCACGCATTGAAGCCGTTTTACCGAAACCTAGCAGACTGGAGCATTTTCCTAACGAATCCAGCAACATACGGATGGAAGGATAACGTCGGAGTCACACCACCTATTCACGTTCATATCGAACACGTCGACCTAACGGACGACCAGCGACAAGCAGCACAGCAACTAACTGGAAATCTGTTGACGACTAGCGTCGGTGGTATTGGAGAGCGTGGAAAGCTATCGCAGATCGCCAAAGGCAAAGGGGGCATGGCGACAAACAAGCCATCGTTTATTAAGTCGATGGTGGAATCTTGGCCGGACGAATCAGCGATCATTTGGTGCAACTACAACGAAGAGCAGGAGTCGCTAGAGCGTGTTTTTCCTGATGCTGTATCAATCAGCGGAGACACTCCAGAACACAAGCGGCAAGAGTACGTCGATCGGTTCAAGTCTGGTGATGCAAAGGTTCTGATCAGCAAGCCAAAGATCCTTGGGTTCGGCTTGAATTTGCAGATATGCACCCGCCAGATTTTCAGCGGGTTGAAGGATTCTTACGAAGAGTATTACCAAGCGGTGAAACGATCCAACCGCATTGGTTCAACGCGACCTCTGCACGTTCACATACCAGTTACGGAATTGGAGATGCCTTTTGTCGAAAACGTTTTGCGAAAGGCTGGAAGAGTTGAGTCGGACACTAGAGAGCAAGAAGAACTTTTCAGAGAGGTAGGACATGCCTGTTTTCAACGATAA
- a CDS encoding DNA methyltransferase: MPVFNDKEWEVHNGDCIPHMLDDMPPESIDFAVFSPPFPSLYAYTDSVSDIGNVDAMDNEARVHLSFFFRGLSRVLKPGRAAIVHVCQIPRMKRSGGVGLCDFRGINIRLGERAGLIYEYDWSVRKNPQAQAIRTRSRELQFAGLESDRSAQRGTLQDYLIKFRKPGENAVKINAKDQVSRNDWIKWAEGCWDDIHETDTLNTAAAKSEDDTKHICPLQLEVIRRCVLLFSNPDEVVFSPFTGIGSEGFVSVGGKSPKTKLSIRDPRRFYGCELKPEYYKQACKNITSAVKNRTPEHDQALLF; the protein is encoded by the coding sequence ATGCCTGTTTTCAACGATAAAGAGTGGGAAGTACACAACGGCGATTGCATACCGCACATGCTGGACGACATGCCGCCAGAGTCGATCGACTTTGCGGTTTTCAGTCCTCCATTCCCGTCGCTTTACGCATACACCGATTCGGTTTCTGACATCGGAAACGTTGACGCGATGGACAACGAAGCGAGAGTACACCTTTCGTTTTTCTTCCGTGGTTTGTCTCGCGTGTTGAAGCCAGGGAGGGCTGCAATCGTCCACGTTTGCCAGATACCTAGAATGAAGCGAAGCGGCGGCGTTGGTCTTTGCGATTTCCGTGGAATCAATATCAGACTTGGAGAGCGAGCCGGATTGATTTATGAATATGACTGGTCTGTCAGAAAGAATCCGCAAGCACAAGCGATCCGAACTCGGAGCCGTGAATTGCAATTTGCTGGTCTTGAATCCGACAGGTCTGCGCAGCGTGGAACATTGCAAGACTACTTGATCAAGTTCCGCAAACCAGGCGAGAACGCAGTCAAGATAAATGCAAAAGATCAGGTGAGCCGCAACGACTGGATTAAGTGGGCGGAAGGTTGCTGGGACGACATTCACGAAACAGACACGCTGAACACGGCAGCAGCTAAAAGCGAGGACGATACAAAGCATATCTGCCCTTTGCAGTTGGAAGTCATACGTCGATGCGTATTGCTGTTTTCTAATCCCGACGAAGTTGTATTTTCTCCATTCACTGGAATCGGTTCTGAAGGGTTTGTTTCAGTCGGTGGCAAGTCTCCAAAGACGAAGCTATCGATACGCGACCCAAGGCGTTTTTACGGATGCGAATTAAAGCCAGAGTATTACAAGCAGGCTTGCAAGAATATTACATCGGCGGTCAAAAACAGGACGCCAGAACACGACCAAGCGTTATTGTTTTAG
- a CDS encoding PD-(D/E)XK nuclease-like domain-containing protein, whose translation MKSDAEYHADTSRISNSMMSLLKRSPRLFYQRYILGEAEEPTDAMRFGSYLHTLVLEPEEIPNRYYIAPKVDRRTKEGKAAWAQSQELAIGKELVTEADAQLASLCASSILWHQDFKLFAKLITESVIEERIDFTFANYDCRCKPDMVHVGSRLCFDIKTAKGASPAAFSKSVAEYGYHRQAAFYRHALQEKYGEYFRFLFVVVETSAPFESAIYELDFDAIEKGEQELETLIAEYRVRLANDDWSPEFSKGINTLSLPRWYQSGIYQYEGEQVSE comes from the coding sequence ATGAAAAGCGATGCTGAATACCATGCGGACACGAGCCGCATTAGCAACTCGATGATGTCGCTATTGAAGAGGTCGCCAAGGCTGTTTTACCAGCGGTACATACTCGGAGAGGCGGAAGAGCCAACGGACGCAATGCGATTTGGTAGCTATCTGCATACGCTTGTTCTGGAGCCGGAGGAGATTCCTAATCGGTACTACATTGCACCGAAGGTTGACAGGCGAACGAAGGAAGGAAAAGCAGCGTGGGCTCAGTCGCAGGAGTTGGCGATTGGCAAGGAATTGGTTACCGAAGCAGATGCACAGCTTGCGTCGCTTTGTGCGAGTTCTATTCTATGGCACCAAGACTTTAAGTTATTCGCAAAGCTAATTACCGAGTCGGTCATAGAAGAGCGAATCGACTTTACTTTCGCAAACTATGATTGCCGATGCAAGCCGGACATGGTGCATGTTGGATCTCGTCTTTGCTTCGACATCAAGACCGCAAAGGGTGCCAGCCCAGCAGCTTTCTCCAAGTCTGTCGCGGAGTATGGCTACCATCGGCAAGCGGCGTTCTATCGCCACGCATTGCAGGAGAAGTATGGCGAGTACTTCCGATTCCTGTTCGTCGTTGTTGAGACTTCTGCACCATTTGAATCGGCAATCTACGAGCTGGATTTCGATGCAATCGAAAAGGGAGAGCAAGAACTGGAGACGTTGATTGCAGAGTATCGAGTACGACTCGCAAACGACGACTGGTCACCAGAGTTTTCCAAGGGCATCAACACGTTGTCGTTGCCACGTTGGTATCAGAGTGGGATTTATCAATACGAAGGAGAGCAAGTAAGTGAGTGA
- the csrA gene encoding carbon storage regulator CsrA, which produces MLILSRKVGEVIRISDDVFVEVVAVRGGKVRLAVTAPKDIPIFRQEVYQKKQKAKELASNGAV; this is translated from the coding sequence ATGTTGATTTTATCGAGGAAGGTTGGCGAGGTTATTCGGATCAGCGACGACGTGTTTGTTGAAGTCGTTGCGGTGCGAGGTGGAAAGGTTCGGTTGGCTGTAACTGCACCTAAAGACATTCCGATCTTCCGACAAGAAGTCTATCAGAAGAAACAAAAAGCAAAGGAGCTTGCAAGCAATGGGGCTGTTTAA